One region of Trinickia violacea genomic DNA includes:
- a CDS encoding acyl-CoA dehydrogenase family protein, with amino-acid sequence MNFQHTEDRRMLADTLERFIAGEYGFETRDKVANSDTGYSPDMWRRFAELGTIGALFSEADGGFGGAAFDISVVFESLGRGLVVEPFLGALMAGRAISSAGTDDQKARLAGLIDGSAVAAFAHGEPDTHYEPSRVVTRAARAGDGWVLSGAKAVVPHGEHADFFVVSARTSGNVDDEAGISLFIVPRNAPGLSLRGYPLIDGGRAAELTFTDTRLGADALLGAEGEAFATIESALGFGVLALCAEALGAMDVAQRDTLEYLRTRKQFGVPIGSFQALQHRMADVALEIEQARSAVINAAAALDGPRLVRERALSAAKVTIGRVGALVATEAVQLHGGIGMTWELPLAHYAKRLVMIDHQLGDEDHHLARYIALSKQ; translated from the coding sequence ATGAACTTCCAGCACACCGAAGACCGCCGCATGCTCGCGGATACGCTCGAGCGTTTCATCGCCGGCGAATACGGCTTCGAGACGCGTGACAAGGTTGCCAACTCGGATACTGGCTATAGCCCCGACATGTGGCGTCGTTTTGCGGAACTGGGCACGATCGGCGCGCTTTTTAGCGAAGCCGACGGCGGCTTCGGCGGCGCCGCGTTCGACATTTCCGTGGTCTTCGAGAGCCTGGGACGCGGGCTCGTAGTCGAGCCGTTTCTCGGCGCGCTGATGGCCGGCCGTGCGATCTCGTCGGCGGGCACCGATGACCAGAAGGCGCGGCTCGCGGGCTTGATCGACGGCAGCGCGGTGGCGGCGTTCGCACATGGCGAGCCGGACACGCATTACGAGCCGTCGCGCGTGGTGACGCGCGCCGCTCGCGCGGGCGACGGCTGGGTACTCTCGGGCGCCAAGGCCGTCGTGCCGCACGGCGAGCACGCGGACTTCTTCGTCGTGTCGGCACGCACAAGCGGTAACGTAGACGACGAAGCGGGCATCTCGCTCTTCATCGTGCCGCGCAACGCACCGGGCCTCTCCTTGCGCGGCTATCCGCTGATCGACGGCGGGCGCGCCGCCGAGCTCACGTTCACGGACACGCGCCTCGGCGCGGATGCCTTGCTCGGCGCCGAAGGCGAAGCCTTTGCGACGATAGAATCCGCACTCGGCTTCGGCGTGCTCGCGCTGTGCGCGGAAGCGCTCGGCGCAATGGATGTCGCGCAGCGCGACACGCTCGAGTATCTGCGCACGCGCAAGCAGTTCGGCGTGCCGATCGGCAGCTTCCAGGCGCTGCAGCACCGCATGGCCGACGTCGCACTCGAAATCGAGCAGGCGCGCTCGGCGGTGATCAACGCGGCCGCCGCGCTCGACGGCCCGCGCCTCGTGCGCGAACGCGCGCTGTCGGCGGCGAAGGTCACGATCGGCCGGGTCGGCGCGCTCGTCGCGACCGAAGCCGTGCAACTGCACGGCGGCATCGGCATGACATGGGAGCTGCCGCTCGCCCACTACGCGAAGCGCCTCGTGATGATCGATCACCAGCTCGGCGACGAGGATCACCATCTAGCGCGCTATATCGCGCTCTCAAAACAATGA
- a CDS encoding acyl-CoA dehydrogenase family protein, protein MDLNFTPEEEAFRADVLRFLRDKLPERISSKVKNGKRLTREDMAQWHAILNERGWLASHWPAEHGGPGWSAVQKFIFDNECALAGAPRIVPFGVNMLAPVLIKYGSEAQKRYWLPRILDGSDWWCQGYSEPGAGSDLASVRTSAVRGMDDRGAHYMVNGQKTWTTLGHYANMIFCLVRTATDVRKQEGISFLLIDMTTPGVEVRPIITLDGEHEVNEVFFTDVRVPAENLIGEENKGWTYAKYLLTYERTNIAGVGFSVAALERLQRIAATQTKNGKPLADDPLFAARLARVQIDLENMKTTNLRTIALAAGGGAPGAQSSMLKIRGTEIRQEIASLTRRAMGPYAQPFIEDALDADYAGEPIGPLDAASAAASYFNNLKLSIFGGSNEIQKNIIAKMILGL, encoded by the coding sequence ATGGATCTGAATTTCACTCCCGAAGAAGAAGCGTTTCGCGCCGACGTGCTGCGTTTTCTGCGCGACAAGCTGCCCGAGCGCATCTCGAGCAAAGTCAAGAACGGCAAGCGCCTGACGCGCGAAGACATGGCGCAATGGCACGCGATCCTCAACGAGCGCGGCTGGCTCGCGAGCCACTGGCCAGCCGAGCACGGCGGCCCGGGCTGGAGCGCGGTGCAGAAATTCATCTTCGACAACGAATGCGCGCTCGCGGGCGCACCGCGTATCGTGCCGTTCGGCGTCAACATGCTTGCCCCCGTGCTGATCAAATACGGTAGCGAGGCGCAGAAGCGCTATTGGCTGCCGCGCATTCTCGACGGCTCGGACTGGTGGTGCCAGGGCTACTCGGAGCCGGGCGCGGGCTCGGATCTGGCGTCGGTCAGAACCTCGGCCGTGCGCGGCATGGACGATCGAGGCGCGCACTACATGGTCAACGGTCAGAAGACATGGACCACGCTCGGCCACTACGCGAACATGATCTTCTGCCTCGTGCGCACCGCGACCGATGTGCGCAAACAGGAAGGCATCAGCTTCCTCCTGATCGACATGACCACGCCGGGCGTCGAAGTGCGCCCGATCATCACGCTCGACGGCGAACACGAAGTCAACGAGGTGTTCTTCACCGACGTGCGCGTGCCCGCGGAAAACCTGATCGGCGAAGAGAACAAGGGCTGGACCTACGCGAAGTATCTGCTCACGTACGAGCGCACGAACATCGCGGGCGTGGGCTTTTCGGTTGCGGCGCTCGAACGCCTGCAGCGCATCGCCGCCACGCAGACGAAGAACGGCAAGCCGCTCGCGGACGATCCGCTCTTCGCCGCGCGTCTCGCACGCGTGCAGATCGATCTCGAGAACATGAAGACCACCAACCTGCGCACGATCGCGCTGGCGGCGGGCGGCGGCGCACCGGGTGCGCAAAGCTCGATGCTCAAGATTCGCGGCACCGAGATCCGCCAGGAGATCGCTTCGCTCACGCGCCGCGCAATGGGTCCGTACGCGCAGCCGTTCATCGAAGACGCCCTCGACGCCGACTATGCCGGCGAGCCGATCGGTCCGCTCGACGCCGCGAGCGCCGCGGCGAGCTACTTCAACAACCTCAAGCTGTCGATCTTCGGCGGCTCGAACGAAATCCAGAAGAACATCATCGCCAAGATGATCCTGGGACTGTGA
- a CDS encoding 3-hydroxyacyl-CoA dehydrogenase NAD-binding domain-containing protein yields the protein MADKHARPDSSPDTSAPAVTRTMHGKILLVGIDNPPVNALGVEVRRGLLAAIEAADADANVAAVLIVGAGRNFIAGADIREFGKPPLPPALPDVCNRIEACKKPVVAAIHGAALGGGLEIALAAHYRLAVASAKLGLPEVQLGLMPGAGGTQRAPRLIGAAAALDLMLSGRHASGTEAAKLGLVDRLAQSDDILAEGLAYTQELLASHASVRPTRAANALADRDASRAAIDAARKDTERKSRGLFSPLKIVEAAEAALDLPFDQGLALERKLFLQCLDSPQRAGLIHAFFAEREVAKAPETRSASPREIARVGVVGGGTMGAGIAVAVLDSGLPVTMIERDDEALARGRAHVERVYDGLVAKGRMSADAKAAVLARFDGSTSYDALASADLVIEAVFEDMAVKKAVFAELDRVCKPGAVLATNTSYLDIDEIAASTSRASDVIGLHFFSPANIMKLLEIVVPAKVSADVVATAFELAKKLRKVPVRAGVCDGFIGNRILAVYRTAADYLMEDGASPYQIDSAIRQFGYPMGPYQVVDLAGGDIGWAARKRRAPTRNPKARYVEIADRLCERGWFGQKTQRGFYLYPEGARTGTPDPEVEAIIDAERKRAGITPRTFTDEDIVRRLMAIIINEGANIVREGIALRPLDVDMTLLYGYGFPRYRGGPMKYADTVGLAAILADLRAFEKEDALFWKPSPLLVELVERGADFASLNQQ from the coding sequence ATGGCTGATAAACACGCCAGACCCGACTCGAGCCCCGACACTTCCGCCCCGGCCGTCACGCGCACGATGCACGGCAAGATCCTGCTCGTCGGCATCGACAACCCGCCCGTCAATGCACTCGGCGTCGAGGTGCGGCGCGGCCTGCTCGCCGCGATCGAAGCCGCCGATGCCGATGCGAACGTCGCCGCCGTGCTGATCGTCGGCGCGGGGCGCAACTTCATCGCGGGCGCCGACATCCGCGAGTTCGGCAAGCCGCCGCTGCCGCCCGCGCTGCCGGATGTCTGCAACCGCATCGAGGCGTGCAAGAAGCCGGTCGTCGCGGCGATCCACGGCGCGGCGCTCGGCGGCGGTCTCGAGATCGCACTTGCCGCGCACTACCGGCTCGCCGTCGCGAGCGCCAAGCTCGGTCTGCCCGAAGTGCAGCTCGGCCTCATGCCCGGCGCGGGCGGCACGCAGCGCGCGCCGCGTCTGATCGGCGCCGCCGCCGCGCTCGATCTGATGCTCTCCGGCCGCCATGCAAGCGGCACGGAAGCGGCGAAGCTCGGCCTCGTCGATCGGCTCGCGCAGAGTGACGACATCCTCGCCGAAGGGCTCGCCTACACGCAGGAACTGCTCGCGTCGCATGCGAGCGTGCGCCCCACCCGCGCGGCCAATGCACTCGCCGATCGCGATGCGAGCCGGGCCGCCATCGATGCCGCGCGCAAAGACACCGAGCGCAAATCGCGTGGCCTCTTCTCGCCGCTGAAGATCGTCGAAGCCGCCGAAGCGGCGCTCGACCTGCCGTTCGACCAAGGGCTCGCGCTCGAACGGAAGCTATTCCTGCAATGCCTCGACAGTCCGCAGCGCGCGGGCTTGATCCATGCGTTCTTCGCCGAGCGCGAAGTGGCCAAGGCGCCTGAGACGCGCAGCGCGTCGCCGCGCGAAATCGCGCGCGTCGGCGTGGTCGGCGGCGGCACGATGGGCGCGGGCATCGCGGTCGCCGTGCTCGACTCGGGCCTGCCCGTCACGATGATCGAGCGCGACGACGAAGCGCTGGCGCGAGGCCGCGCACATGTCGAGCGCGTCTACGACGGGCTCGTCGCCAAGGGCCGCATGAGCGCCGACGCGAAAGCCGCCGTGCTGGCGCGCTTTGACGGCAGCACGTCGTACGACGCGCTCGCTTCCGCCGATCTCGTGATCGAAGCGGTGTTCGAAGACATGGCGGTCAAGAAGGCCGTATTCGCCGAACTCGATCGCGTCTGCAAGCCCGGCGCCGTGCTCGCAACCAACACCTCGTACCTCGACATCGACGAGATCGCCGCCAGCACCTCGCGCGCTTCCGACGTGATCGGCCTGCACTTTTTCTCGCCGGCCAACATCATGAAGCTGCTCGAAATCGTGGTGCCCGCGAAGGTCAGCGCGGACGTCGTCGCCACCGCGTTCGAACTCGCGAAGAAGCTGCGCAAGGTGCCGGTGCGCGCGGGCGTCTGCGACGGCTTCATCGGCAACCGGATTCTGGCCGTCTACCGCACGGCGGCCGACTACCTCATGGAAGACGGCGCATCGCCCTATCAGATCGACAGCGCGATACGCCAGTTCGGCTATCCGATGGGCCCGTATCAAGTGGTCGACCTCGCGGGCGGCGACATCGGCTGGGCGGCGCGCAAACGCCGCGCGCCCACGCGCAATCCGAAGGCGCGCTACGTCGAGATCGCCGACCGCCTCTGCGAGCGCGGCTGGTTCGGACAGAAGACGCAACGCGGCTTCTATCTGTACCCCGAAGGCGCGCGCACCGGTACGCCCGACCCCGAAGTCGAAGCGATCATCGATGCCGAACGCAAGCGCGCCGGCATCACCCCGCGCACCTTCACCGACGAAGACATCGTGCGCCGCCTGATGGCCATCATCATCAACGAAGGCGCCAACATCGTGCGCGAGGGGATCGCGCTCAGGCCGCTCGACGTCGACATGACGCTGCTCTACGGCTACGGTTTTCCACGCTATCGCGGCGGCCCGATGAAATACGCGGACACGGTGGGACTCGCCGCGATCCTCGCCGACCTGCGCGCGTTCGAAAAGGAAGACGCGTTGTTCTGGAAGCCGTCGCCGCTGCTCGTTGAACTCGTCGAGCGCGGCGCGGATTTCGCGAGCCTCAATCAACAATGA
- a CDS encoding LysR family transcriptional regulator encodes MDLNSLSLLVEILEAGNLSEAARRLKMTRANVSYHLNQFERSLGLQLVRRTTRRVEPTEAGLRLYEHGRAIRNELLAAQESVATLGSTLQGRVRLSVPSGYGQLVMSEWLLEFKRQHPGIVLDVMFENRVEDLMRDEVDIAVRVMSEPPQNLVARDMGAVRYVACASRAYADEHGMPVELDDLRTAPLITAAVVGRQLRVAAYLDDERHEVLLEPTLISENFLFLRQAVLAGIGVGIVPDYVVMDDLRRGEVVTALDAWRLSIYGTRMVMLYMPNRHHTRAAGAFIEFILEQARRAGR; translated from the coding sequence ATGGACCTGAACTCACTGTCCTTGCTCGTCGAGATTCTCGAAGCCGGCAATCTCAGCGAGGCCGCGCGCCGCCTGAAGATGACGCGCGCGAACGTCAGCTACCACTTGAATCAATTCGAGCGCTCGCTCGGCTTGCAGCTCGTGCGGCGCACGACGCGGCGCGTGGAGCCGACCGAGGCCGGCCTGCGGCTCTACGAGCACGGGCGCGCGATTCGCAACGAGCTGCTCGCCGCGCAGGAATCGGTCGCCACGCTCGGGTCGACCTTGCAGGGGCGGGTGCGGCTTTCCGTGCCGAGCGGTTACGGACAACTGGTGATGTCGGAGTGGCTCCTCGAGTTCAAGCGGCAGCATCCCGGGATCGTGCTCGACGTGATGTTCGAAAATCGCGTCGAAGACTTGATGCGCGACGAAGTCGATATCGCGGTGCGCGTGATGTCCGAGCCGCCGCAGAATCTGGTCGCGCGGGACATGGGGGCGGTGCGGTACGTGGCGTGTGCATCGCGTGCGTATGCGGACGAGCACGGCATGCCGGTCGAACTCGATGACTTGCGCACGGCGCCGCTGATCACCGCAGCCGTGGTGGGACGGCAGTTGCGAGTGGCCGCTTACCTCGACGACGAGCGGCACGAGGTGCTGCTCGAGCCGACGCTGATCTCGGAGAACTTCCTGTTTCTGCGGCAGGCGGTGCTGGCGGGGATCGGCGTCGGGATCGTGCCGGACTATGTGGTGATGGACGACTTGCGGCGCGGCGAGGTGGTGACCGCCCTCGACGCGTGGCGGCTCAGTATCTACGGCACGCGGATGGTCATGCTCTATATGCCGAACCGGCACCACACGCGGGCCGCCGGCGCGTTTATCGAATTCATCCTGGAGCAGGCGCGGCGGGCGGGGCGGTGA
- a CDS encoding lactonase family protein: MASGVSVTLQNNGGDSVTVSANGAFAFPTALATDGSYSASVGSQPAGETCTVTNGAGVATANVTSIAVSCVPAEFVAFDTTGSSAALYLYRVDPATGALTQVPGSPYAIGIALGGMVFSPSGNTLYVGDANDSTLRAFSINRSTGARTAIAGSPFTTVQSQPALAMDPLGKFLLSVSVNNGTLSTFGINASGGLSSSAAGTGSTGASPVSLAVSPTGSFVYTGSSATNNLSAFALDSTTGALTAVAGSPFSTSEALSLAIDPAGKFLYATNLTSNTVSIFSIDASTGALTSAGQAATGSGPNGIALTPSGRFAYVANTGSNSVQAYSVNSTTGQLTAGSAVSPGISPENLTVDPNGKFLYVSVLGSGGAGALQGYSIDPSSGALTSIAGSPFTSVNFPNNVAVVKLGP, encoded by the coding sequence ATGGCTTCAGGCGTATCGGTCACGCTGCAAAACAACGGCGGCGACTCGGTGACGGTTTCCGCCAACGGCGCATTCGCGTTCCCGACGGCGCTCGCGACCGACGGTTCGTATTCGGCCAGCGTCGGCAGCCAGCCGGCCGGCGAAACCTGCACGGTGACGAACGGCGCGGGCGTCGCCACGGCGAATGTGACGTCCATCGCGGTGAGCTGCGTACCGGCTGAATTCGTGGCATTCGACACCACGGGCAGTAGCGCGGCGTTGTACCTGTATCGCGTCGATCCCGCGACCGGCGCTCTGACGCAGGTTCCAGGCAGCCCGTACGCCATCGGAATCGCGCTGGGCGGCATGGTCTTCTCGCCGAGCGGCAACACCCTCTATGTCGGCGACGCCAACGACAGCACGTTGCGAGCCTTCAGCATCAATCGCTCGACCGGCGCGCGGACGGCCATCGCAGGCAGCCCGTTCACGACCGTCCAGTCGCAGCCTGCGCTCGCCATGGACCCGCTCGGCAAGTTTCTGTTGAGCGTATCGGTCAATAACGGCACGCTGTCGACCTTCGGCATTAACGCGTCAGGCGGACTCTCGTCGAGCGCGGCAGGCACCGGGTCGACAGGAGCGTCTCCGGTTTCTCTAGCGGTCTCTCCGACGGGCAGCTTTGTCTACACGGGCAGCTCCGCCACCAACAATCTTTCGGCGTTCGCGCTCGATTCCACAACCGGCGCGCTGACCGCAGTCGCAGGCAGTCCGTTTTCCACGAGTGAGGCGCTCAGCCTCGCCATCGATCCGGCCGGCAAGTTTCTCTACGCGACGAACTTGACCAGCAATACCGTCTCCATCTTTTCGATCGACGCGTCGACCGGCGCCCTGACGTCGGCTGGGCAGGCGGCGACAGGGTCTGGGCCGAACGGCATCGCGCTGACGCCCTCGGGCCGGTTCGCGTACGTCGCCAACACCGGAAGCAATTCGGTACAGGCGTATAGCGTGAACAGCACGACCGGCCAGCTCACGGCGGGCAGCGCGGTATCGCCGGGGATTAGCCCCGAGAACCTTACGGTCGATCCGAACGGAAAATTTCTCTACGTTTCGGTACTCGGTTCGGGCGGAGCCGGGGCCCTGCAGGGATACAGCATCGATCCTTCGAGCGGAGCGTTGACGTCGATTGCGGGCAGCCCGTTTACCTCGGTCAACTTTCCCAACAACGTGGCTGTCGTCAAGCTCGGGCCTTGA
- a CDS encoding STY0301 family protein: MNPVRAFIFPSMLAATAFICFPAMADENPVCPAKISVAQNLDGQAPEGWTRYDAKDEYPFSGVSFWSGTPDQKAQLAPSQQKRNRAASTTATWILPKSETAYWVGCEYSGTSVILAKPLEKNIDRCSVEYDNRFSPPVAKSWRCVGRP; this comes from the coding sequence ATGAATCCCGTGCGCGCATTTATTTTCCCCTCGATGCTGGCGGCAACGGCATTCATTTGCTTTCCGGCAATGGCGGATGAAAATCCGGTTTGCCCCGCCAAAATATCCGTCGCGCAAAATCTCGACGGCCAGGCGCCTGAAGGCTGGACTCGTTACGATGCCAAAGACGAATATCCGTTTTCGGGCGTTTCTTTCTGGTCCGGCACGCCCGACCAAAAGGCCCAATTGGCGCCCTCGCAGCAGAAACGCAATCGCGCTGCAAGCACGACGGCTACCTGGATACTGCCTAAATCGGAAACCGCCTATTGGGTCGGCTGCGAATATTCCGGAACGAGCGTCATCCTCGCCAAGCCGCTGGAAAAGAACATCGACCGTTGCTCGGTCGAATACGACAACCGCTTTTCTCCTCCGGTAGCGAAGAGCTGGCGTTGCGTCGGGAGACCTTGA
- a CDS encoding BPSL0067 family protein, translating into MLLKKGTAIATFIDGRYQNHASGNHAALYIGQDTGGIIVVDQWSTSGTIKKRRLPFLGKDKNGHFITPSNNGDAFSVIK; encoded by the coding sequence CTGCTGCTCAAGAAAGGCACAGCAATCGCGACTTTCATCGACGGCCGCTACCAGAACCACGCCTCCGGCAATCACGCCGCCTTGTACATCGGCCAGGACACGGGCGGAATCATCGTCGTCGACCAGTGGTCGACGAGCGGCACGATCAAGAAGCGGCGCCTGCCCTTTCTCGGCAAAGACAAGAACGGTCATTTCATTACCCCGAGCAACAACGGCGACGCATTTTCCGTCATCAAATAA
- a CDS encoding pyridoxamine 5'-phosphate oxidase family protein — protein sequence MAGSHVFASDVAFTPTVKSMQVRHRSRAAYARLEQSSGWETRITPECAAFIERQTSAFLATANLDGQPYIQHRGGPAGFLRVLDDTTIAFADFSGNKQYITIGNLADNPKAHLFLIDYAQRQRIKIWGEARAVEGDDALIAELMPQQYKARAERAILFKVRAWDANCPQHIPNRFDVADVTAAIEQRDRRIAELEEEVKRLRVVTGRTT from the coding sequence ATGGCCGGATCCCACGTTTTCGCTAGCGATGTGGCTTTCACGCCGACCGTCAAGTCGATGCAGGTACGCCACCGTTCGCGCGCAGCCTACGCTCGACTCGAGCAGTCGAGCGGCTGGGAGACGCGCATCACCCCTGAGTGCGCGGCTTTCATTGAGAGACAAACGAGCGCATTTCTCGCTACCGCAAACCTCGATGGACAACCGTATATCCAGCATCGTGGCGGACCTGCAGGGTTTCTGCGTGTGCTTGACGATACAACGATCGCGTTTGCCGATTTCTCGGGCAACAAACAATACATAACGATAGGAAACCTGGCCGACAATCCAAAGGCACATCTGTTTCTCATCGATTATGCGCAACGCCAAAGAATCAAGATTTGGGGCGAGGCTCGCGCTGTCGAAGGCGACGACGCTCTGATTGCAGAGTTGATGCCCCAGCAATACAAGGCCCGTGCAGAGCGGGCAATTCTATTCAAAGTAAGGGCTTGGGACGCCAACTGCCCACAGCACATCCCGAATCGCTTCGACGTTGCAGATGTTACTGCTGCGATTGAACAGCGTGATCGGCGTATCGCTGAACTTGAGGAAGAGGTTAAGCGTCTCCGCGTCGTCACCGGCAGGACGACATAG
- a CDS encoding carboxymuconolactone decarboxylase family protein, whose amino-acid sequence MKLEVRNVVSVVTDVLLSKEIAMSRLPTPATIAEAPTASQPMLDAVNRQLGVVPNLFRLVANSPAALEGYLNLSGALAKGTLAPPTRERIALAVAEANGCDYCLSAHTYLAKNFAKLGDDEIAANRNGSSNDPKADAAVKFAKRLVDMRGRVSETDLQAVKSAGYDSAQIIEIIQHVALNVWTNYLNVAVDTDIDFPVVRAHEAG is encoded by the coding sequence TTGAAATTGGAAGTGCGTAACGTTGTATCTGTCGTTACCGACGTCCTTCTTTCAAAGGAAATTGCCATGTCCCGTCTCCCAACACCCGCTACGATCGCCGAAGCGCCTACTGCCTCCCAACCGATGTTGGACGCCGTTAACAGGCAGTTGGGCGTGGTGCCGAACCTGTTCCGGCTCGTCGCCAACAGCCCGGCGGCGCTCGAAGGCTACCTGAACCTTTCCGGCGCGCTCGCCAAAGGTACGCTTGCCCCTCCGACGCGTGAGCGCATCGCCCTTGCCGTCGCCGAAGCTAATGGCTGTGACTACTGCCTGTCCGCTCACACGTATCTCGCGAAGAACTTTGCGAAGCTCGGCGATGACGAAATTGCTGCGAATCGCAACGGCAGTTCGAACGATCCGAAAGCCGATGCTGCAGTGAAATTTGCAAAAAGGCTGGTCGACATGCGCGGCCGCGTGTCCGAGACCGACTTGCAGGCGGTCAAGTCTGCCGGTTACGACAGTGCACAGATCATCGAGATCATTCAGCACGTTGCGTTGAACGTATGGACGAACTACCTCAACGTTGCCGTGGATACGGACATCGACTTTCCTGTCGTACGGGCGCACGAGGCCGGATAA
- a CDS encoding LysR family transcriptional regulator, translated as MDRLESMSILIAVVETGSLSSASRRLGMPLATVSRKVADLESHLKTRLLKRTTRQLSLTETGQSYVAACRRILEEIAEAERAATGEYTAPKGDLTITAPVVFGRLHVVPVVAEFLAQYPEIDIRLMLVDRIVHLLEEHVDVAVRIGHLPDSALVATGVGAIRRVVCASPAYLNIHGEPAKPFDLADKQCITFEGLESAHAWSFGSGKTRQVVPIHSRLVTNTAEAAIAAAIHGVGLTRVLSYQVADLVRNNALRVVLDRFEPTPVPVSLVHAGQVPLPLKLRAFLDFVTPGLRTRIAREPGNVSAS; from the coding sequence ATGGACCGGCTCGAATCGATGTCTATCCTTATCGCCGTTGTCGAAACCGGTAGTCTCTCGTCTGCCTCGCGCCGGCTCGGCATGCCGCTGGCGACGGTCAGCCGCAAGGTGGCGGACCTCGAGTCGCACCTTAAAACACGCCTGCTTAAGCGCACGACGCGACAGCTTTCGCTCACCGAAACGGGACAGTCATACGTGGCCGCATGCCGGCGCATTCTCGAGGAAATTGCCGAGGCCGAACGGGCGGCGACGGGTGAGTACACCGCGCCCAAAGGCGATCTCACCATCACGGCGCCAGTGGTATTCGGGCGTCTGCATGTCGTGCCGGTCGTTGCCGAATTTCTCGCGCAGTATCCGGAGATCGACATTCGCCTCATGCTCGTGGATCGCATCGTGCATTTGCTGGAGGAACATGTCGACGTCGCGGTCCGGATTGGCCATTTGCCGGATAGCGCACTGGTTGCAACCGGCGTGGGAGCAATCCGACGCGTGGTCTGCGCAAGTCCGGCATACCTGAATATCCACGGCGAGCCGGCGAAGCCGTTTGACCTCGCCGACAAGCAGTGCATCACGTTCGAGGGGCTGGAATCCGCTCACGCGTGGAGCTTCGGGTCAGGTAAAACAAGGCAGGTCGTGCCTATTCATTCGCGACTTGTCACCAACACGGCCGAAGCGGCGATTGCAGCTGCAATTCATGGTGTTGGACTGACACGGGTTCTGTCCTACCAAGTCGCGGACCTTGTGCGCAATAACGCACTTCGCGTAGTACTCGACAGGTTCGAACCGACACCGGTGCCAGTTAGCTTGGTACATGCTGGACAGGTTCCACTACCCCTGAAGTTGCGTGCTTTTCTTGACTTTGTGACGCCGGGCCTCCGCACGCGGATAGCGCGCGAACCCGGGAACGTCTCCGCGTCGTAA
- a CDS encoding EthD family reductase — protein MAKLVALYKTPSNPDAFDAHYFSNHVPLAKTISGLQRYEVSAGPVATPQGDSPYYLAAILSFASMDSLQQALNSPEGRATASDLANFAQAGVELLVFDTKDV, from the coding sequence ATGGCAAAGCTCGTCGCACTTTACAAGACGCCGTCAAACCCGGACGCATTCGACGCGCACTACTTCTCGAATCATGTGCCTCTTGCCAAGACGATATCCGGGCTTCAGCGCTATGAAGTTAGTGCTGGGCCGGTAGCGACCCCGCAAGGCGACTCCCCGTATTACCTCGCAGCGATCCTGAGCTTTGCTTCGATGGATTCCCTGCAACAGGCACTCAATTCACCTGAAGGTCGAGCGACAGCAAGCGATCTAGCCAATTTCGCACAGGCCGGTGTCGAGCTTCTCGTATTCGACACCAAAGACGTTTGA